In one Silene latifolia isolate original U9 population chromosome 10, ASM4854445v1, whole genome shotgun sequence genomic region, the following are encoded:
- the LOC141604833 gene encoding uncharacterized protein LOC141604833 isoform X2 yields MAEENAHDSEKAAQDIESLIKSAIVTRTTYFKDQADSLTFEGVRRLLEKDLGLEVHALDSHKRFVKQWLQNCIESPSPEKLPKSEGTTGDSAVSAAERESVNKADAKKEGSVSDGGETIEEEDSPVMGLLTGHKTGKETSNGVKESKSDAAPSEARIKKALWERASYIRENSQTMTLVGLRRLLEEDLVLEKHTLDSFKKFISQQVDEVINSPESPPKKAIDKKKVVKKDSHVKASSKSKKEEAPTTSGEETDDGSEEEVNVRKKTAPSSKLKKSAPVTKRKRAEEDTRGPKGKKPKASKPISEASDEENDGGVSGDDNSESSAEKPVKKKEVPKPSYGKQVERLKSVIKSCGLSIPPVIYKKVKEVPENKREACLIKELEKILSNEGLSTDPSEKDIKEVKKRKEKAKELEGIDLSNIVVSSRRRSAASYVPPPKPKIPELSESESEDSDNDDEDDDDDEDEDVADEDGEDEGAEDEEAVGEDQENGDDGSASEESDQDNGDSD; encoded by the exons ATGGCGGAAGAAAACGCGCACGATAGCGAAAAAGCCGCGCAAGATATCGAGTCGTTAATCAAATCCGCCATTGTTACGCGAACTACCTACTTCAAAGACCAAGCCGA TTCGTTGACGTTTGAAGGTGTGAGGAGGTTGTTAGAGAAGGATTTAGGGTTAGAAGTTCACGCTTTGGATTCGCATAAACGGTTCGTCAAGCAGTGGCTTCAAAAC TGCATAGAATCTCCCTCCCCTGAAAAATTGCCCAAGAGTGAAGGTACCACTGGGGATAGTGCTGTTTCAGCAGCTGAAAGAGAATCAGTGAATAAGGCTGATGCAAAGAAAGAAGGCTCTGTCTCTGACGGTGGAGAGACGATCGAAGAGGAAGACTCTCCTGTTATGGGTCTTTTGACAGGGCACAAAACGGGAAAAGAGACTTCCAATGGAGTCAAAGAGTCAAAAAGTGATGCTGCTCCAAGTGAAGCTAGAATTAAAAAGGCCCTCTGGGAAAGAGCGTCGTATATCAGAGAGAATTCTCA AACTATGACTTTGGTTGGGCTACGTCGACTTTTGGAAGAAGATCTTGTACTTGAGAAGCATACCTTGGATTCTTTCAAGAAATTTATTAGCCAGCAAGTGGAtgag GTGATAAATTCACCCGAAAGCCCTCCAAAGAAGGCGATTGACAAGAAAAAAGTTGTTAAGAAAGATTCTCATGTAAAAGCCTCGTCTAAATCTAAGAAAGAGGAAGCGCCTACAACTTCTGGTGAAGAAACTGACGATGGTTCAGAAGAGGAAGTAAACGTTAGGAAGAAAACTGCTCCGAGCTCGAAGTTAAAAAAATCAGCACCAGTTACAAAACGTAAGAGAGCTGAAGAGGACACAAGAGGCCCAAAAGGAAAGAAACCTAAGGCTTCAAAACCCATTTCAGAGGCAAGTGACGAAGAAAATGACGGCGGTGTTTCTGGAGATGATAACTCTGAATCATCTGCCGAGAAGCCTGTGAAG AAGAAAGAGGTTCCCAAACCTTCCTATGGGAAACAAGTGGAGCGTTTGAAATCAGTAATCAAATCTTGTGGATTGAG TATCCCTCCAGTAATTTATAAGAAAGTCAAAGAGGTACCAGAAAACAAGCGTGAAGCCTGTTTGATAAAGGAGCTAGAAAAAATACTATCAAATGAGGGTTTATCAACCGATCCATCCGAGAAAG ACATCAAGGAAGTAAAGAAGAGGAAGGAGAAAGCAAAAGAACTTGAAGGCATAGACCTGAGTAATATTGTAGTGAGTTCTCGACGGCGATCTGCTGCCAGTTATGTGCCACCACCTAAGCCAAAAATACCAGAATTAAGTGAAAGTGAATCTGAAGACAGTGACAACGATGATGAGGACGACGACGACGATGAGGATGAGGATGTAGCAGACGaggatggagaggatgagggtgcAGAGGATGAAGAGGCGGTGGGTGAAGATCAAGAGAATGGCGACGATGGTAGTGCAAGTGAGGAATCAGATCAAG ATAATGGCGATAGCGATTAA
- the LOC141604833 gene encoding uncharacterized protein LOC141604833 isoform X1, whose protein sequence is MAEENAHDSEKAAQDIESLIKSAIVTRTTYFKDQADSLTFEGVRRLLEKDLGLEVHALDSHKRFVKQWLQNCIESPSPEKLPKSEGTTGDSAVSAAERESVNKADAKKEGSVSDGGETIEEEDSPVMGLLTGHKTGKETSNGVKESKSDAAPSEARIKKALWERASYIRENSQTMTLVGLRRLLEEDLVLEKHTLDSFKKFISQQVDEVINSPESPPKKAIDKKKVVKKDSHVKASSKSKKEEAPTTSGEETDDGSEEEVNVRKKTAPSSKLKKSAPVTKRKRAEEDTRGPKGKKPKASKPISEASDEENDGGVSGDDNSESSAEKPVKVRKKEVPKPSYGKQVERLKSVIKSCGLSIPPVIYKKVKEVPENKREACLIKELEKILSNEGLSTDPSEKDIKEVKKRKEKAKELEGIDLSNIVVSSRRRSAASYVPPPKPKIPELSESESEDSDNDDEDDDDDEDEDVADEDGEDEGAEDEEAVGEDQENGDDGSASEESDQDNGDSD, encoded by the exons ATGGCGGAAGAAAACGCGCACGATAGCGAAAAAGCCGCGCAAGATATCGAGTCGTTAATCAAATCCGCCATTGTTACGCGAACTACCTACTTCAAAGACCAAGCCGA TTCGTTGACGTTTGAAGGTGTGAGGAGGTTGTTAGAGAAGGATTTAGGGTTAGAAGTTCACGCTTTGGATTCGCATAAACGGTTCGTCAAGCAGTGGCTTCAAAAC TGCATAGAATCTCCCTCCCCTGAAAAATTGCCCAAGAGTGAAGGTACCACTGGGGATAGTGCTGTTTCAGCAGCTGAAAGAGAATCAGTGAATAAGGCTGATGCAAAGAAAGAAGGCTCTGTCTCTGACGGTGGAGAGACGATCGAAGAGGAAGACTCTCCTGTTATGGGTCTTTTGACAGGGCACAAAACGGGAAAAGAGACTTCCAATGGAGTCAAAGAGTCAAAAAGTGATGCTGCTCCAAGTGAAGCTAGAATTAAAAAGGCCCTCTGGGAAAGAGCGTCGTATATCAGAGAGAATTCTCA AACTATGACTTTGGTTGGGCTACGTCGACTTTTGGAAGAAGATCTTGTACTTGAGAAGCATACCTTGGATTCTTTCAAGAAATTTATTAGCCAGCAAGTGGAtgag GTGATAAATTCACCCGAAAGCCCTCCAAAGAAGGCGATTGACAAGAAAAAAGTTGTTAAGAAAGATTCTCATGTAAAAGCCTCGTCTAAATCTAAGAAAGAGGAAGCGCCTACAACTTCTGGTGAAGAAACTGACGATGGTTCAGAAGAGGAAGTAAACGTTAGGAAGAAAACTGCTCCGAGCTCGAAGTTAAAAAAATCAGCACCAGTTACAAAACGTAAGAGAGCTGAAGAGGACACAAGAGGCCCAAAAGGAAAGAAACCTAAGGCTTCAAAACCCATTTCAGAGGCAAGTGACGAAGAAAATGACGGCGGTGTTTCTGGAGATGATAACTCTGAATCATCTGCCGAGAAGCCTGTGAAGGTAAGA AAGAAAGAGGTTCCCAAACCTTCCTATGGGAAACAAGTGGAGCGTTTGAAATCAGTAATCAAATCTTGTGGATTGAG TATCCCTCCAGTAATTTATAAGAAAGTCAAAGAGGTACCAGAAAACAAGCGTGAAGCCTGTTTGATAAAGGAGCTAGAAAAAATACTATCAAATGAGGGTTTATCAACCGATCCATCCGAGAAAG ACATCAAGGAAGTAAAGAAGAGGAAGGAGAAAGCAAAAGAACTTGAAGGCATAGACCTGAGTAATATTGTAGTGAGTTCTCGACGGCGATCTGCTGCCAGTTATGTGCCACCACCTAAGCCAAAAATACCAGAATTAAGTGAAAGTGAATCTGAAGACAGTGACAACGATGATGAGGACGACGACGACGATGAGGATGAGGATGTAGCAGACGaggatggagaggatgagggtgcAGAGGATGAAGAGGCGGTGGGTGAAGATCAAGAGAATGGCGACGATGGTAGTGCAAGTGAGGAATCAGATCAAG ATAATGGCGATAGCGATTAA
- the LOC141604822 gene encoding WAT1-related protein At1g44800-like, whose translation MGGNSICEKIAKIKAYLAIISLQFGYCGMYIITSVCLKHGMNHFVLSVYRHIFATIAIAPFALMFERKIRPKMTLSVFWKIMVLAFLEPVLDQNLYYVGLTYTSATFASASVNVLPAITFIMATIFRLEKVDIRKIPSQAKIIGTIVTVAGAMIMTIYRGPVVNIFGSHVAINHGATSAAATSGQHWVLGTLFVLGSCFGWSAFFILQSYTVKEYPAELSLTTWICFMGSMEGGVVSLVMVRDMKAWALGWDSRLLASVYTGVVCSGIAYYVQSVVNRERGPVFVTVFSPLCMIITAAMGSIILHELLHLGSVIGAVIIVLGLYTVVWGKSKDPSTNTTNEKGKAQELPIVNDINKSNDVINGISIIKLPSTQEGHINHATTI comes from the exons ATGGGTGGCAACTCGATTTGTGAAAAGATCGCAAAGATCAAGGCGTACTTGGCTATCATTTCACTCCAATTCGGATATTGTGGAATGTATATTATAACTTCAGTTTGTTTAAAACATGGAATGAACCACTTTGTTCTTTCAGTTTATCGTCACATTTTTGCCACTATTGCTATTGCTCCTTTCGCTCTGATGTTTGAAAG GAAAATCAGGCCAAAGATGACCCTCTCAGTCTTTTGGAAGATAATGGTGCTTGCTTTCCTTGA GCCAGTGTTGGATCAAAATTTGTACTACGTGGGATTGACGTATACATCGGCGACATTTGCATCAGCAAGTGTCAATGTTCTCCCAGCAATTACGTTCATTATGGCAACCATTTTCAG GTTGGAGAAAGTAGACATAAGGAAGATCCCTAGCCAAGCAAAGATCATAGGAACTATAGTCACGGTCGCCGGAGCCATGATAATGACCATCTACCGTGGCCCTGTTGTTAACATTTTCGGTTCACACGTGGCGATTAACCATGGTGCCACGTCAGCTGCCGCTACCTCCGGCCAACACTGGGTTCTTGGCACTCTCTTTGTCCTTGGCAGTTGCTTTGGTTGGTCTGCCTTCTTTATTCTTCAA TCATACACAGTTAAGGAGTACCCAGCAGAGTTATCATTAACAACATGGATATGCTTCATGGGATCAATGGAAGGTGGAGTTGTGTCTCTTGTGATGGTTAGGGACATGAAAGCTTGGGCACTTGGCTGGGATTCTAGACTTCTTGCTTCTGTTTACACT GGGGTAGTGTGCTCTGGAATAGCATATTATGTACAGAGTGTGGTGAACAGAGAAAGAGGGCCAGTGTTTGTAACAGTCTTCAGCCCTCTATGTATGATTATCACTGCTGCTATGGGCTCCATTATCTTGCATGAGCTCCTTCACCTTGGCAG TGTGATAGGAGCAGTGATCATAGTGTTGGGACTATACACAGTTGTATGGGGCAAAAGCAAGGACCCTTCTACAAACACCACAAATGAGAAAGGCAAGGCTCAAGAATTGCCAATTGTTAATGACATCAATAAATCTAATGATGTAATTAATGGAATCTCAATCATCAAGCTCCCATCAACTCAAGAAGGgcatattaatcatgcaactaCTATTTGA
- the LOC141604821 gene encoding lysM domain-containing GPI-anchored protein 1-like produces MQNLKPTSKMMPFIKISLFSLIIFLISSNVSSKSTIEPCANSNSCNAMVGYTLYTELKVSEVASLFGIDPIALLTANSIDISYPDVENHILPSQLFLKVPISCSCVDGIRKSVSTHYKSRPSDTLSTISESIYGGLVSADQLQEANSINDPNVLDVGMNLVVPLPCTCFNNSDNNLPAIYLSYVVQNVDTLPGIATRYQTTLTDLMNVNVMGSTAISPGDILSVPLSACASNFPQYASDYGLIVPNGSYAISASHCVQCSCAAAGRSLYCTPATLAVSCSSMQCRGSNLMLGNVTVQQSSAGCNVTSCSYDGYANGTIITTLSASLQPRCPGAPQFPTVTPPPTTASRESIYAPAPAPSQAGGSRGAVVPGSTGALPPLGSFPAGGPATLSSGIASSGSSALNPCTAYHLAVVFGALVICIITGHGV; encoded by the exons atgcaaaacctaaaacccacTTCAAAAATGATGCCATTTATCAAAATTTCTCTATTTTCACTAATAATCTTCTTAATTTCATCAAATGTAAGCTCCAAATCCACCATTGAACCATGTGCAAACTCAAATTCCTGCAATGCAATGGTGGGTTACACATTATACACAGAACTGAAGGTTTCAGAAGTTGCATCCCTCTTTGGAATTGATCCAATTGCTCTCCTTACAGCAAATTCAATAGACATTTCGTACCCAGATGTCGAAAATCATATATTACCATCCCAATTATTCCTTAAAGTGCCAATAAGTTGTTCATGTGTTGATGGAATTAGGAAATCTGTGTCTACACATTATAAGTCTAGACCTTCTGATACACTTTCAACAATTTCTGAATCGATTTATGGGGGTTTAGTGTCTGCTGATCAGCTTCAAGAAGCGAATTCGATTAATGATCCTAATGTTCTAGATGTTGGGATGAATTTGGTTGTGCCATTGCCTTGTACTTGTTTTAATAATTCTGATAATAATTTGCCTGCTATTTATTTGTCTTATGTTGTTCAGAATGTTGATACATTGCCTGGTATCGCGACGCGGTATCAGACTACTCTTACTGATTTGATGAATGTTAATGTTATGGGTAGTACTGCTATTTCACCTGGGGATATTCTTTCTGTGCCACTCTCTG CCTGTGCCTCAAATTTTCCACAATACGCTTCTGATTATGGCTTAATTGTGCCAAATGGAAGTTATGCTATCTCAGCTAGTCACTGTGTCCAATGCAGTTGTGCCGCAGCTGGTCGCAG TTTGTACTGCACGCCAGCGACACTGGCAGTATCTTGTTCGAGCATGCAATGTCGTGGAAGTAACCTTATGCTGGGTAATGTAACTGTACAGCAGAGTAGTGCTGGTTGTAATGTTACCTCTTGTAGTTATGATGGTTACGCTAATGGCACAATTATCACTAC GTTGTCTGCATCTCTCCAGCCTCGTTGCCCAG GTGCTCCACAATTTCCGACAGTCACTCCACCACCAACCACCGCCAGCAGGGAGTCAATTTACGCACCTGCGCCAGCACCTTCCCAAGCTGGAGGTTCAAGAGGAGCTGTAGTGCCTGGATCAACAGGTGCACTTCCTCCTTTGGGATCGTTCCCTGCTGGTGGTCCCGCTACTCTCTCTTCCGGGATTGCCTCTTCTGGTTCCTCGGCACTGAACCCATGTACTGCTTATCACCTCGCCGTTGTATTTGGAGCTCTTGTTATCTGCATTATCACCGGCCATGGTGTCTGA